A part of Gammaproteobacteria bacterium genomic DNA contains:
- the gatC gene encoding Asp-tRNA(Asn)/Glu-tRNA(Gln) amidotransferase subunit GatC, with protein sequence MSLTREDVEKIAWLARLEIADDEMSGFVTTLSNIIEFVEQLSAAPTDDVIPMAHPLDMSQRLRADEVTETDERDRFQGNAPAVEAGLYLVPRVIE encoded by the coding sequence ATGTCGCTCACACGCGAGGATGTCGAAAAAATTGCATGGCTGGCACGGCTCGAAATCGCTGATGACGAGATGTCGGGATTTGTTACGACGCTGTCCAACATCATCGAGTTTGTCGAGCAGCTGTCTGCCGCACCCACGGATGACGTGATCCCGATGGCGCACCCGCTGGACATGAGCCAGCGGTTGCGCGCCGATGAGGTGACAGAGACTGACGAGCGCGACCGCTTCCAGGGCAACGCTCCGGCCGTAGAGGCCGGCCTGTACCTGGTGCCGCGTGTAATCGAGTAA
- the mreC gene encoding rod shape-determining protein MreC, with translation MIDLRKTEIKPLFLRGPSPAVRCGLLVLLAIVFMMLDFRAGHLDAIRSSLSLMLHPVRVAVDLPFVAINWVGESFTLRRQLLSENERLRTDSLENAARLQRLESLLAENRRLRALMESSARVADRVLVSEIMAVDLDPLRQHIVINKGTVHGAYRGQPLLDANGIVGQITHTSPVSSEAILISDASHAVPVQINRNGLRTIAVGTGDPASLSLPFLPNNADVEVGDLLVSSGLGGNFPPGYPVATISSITRDPASPFATVRAQPAAALNRNREVLLVWSTTEVPTPDAREAAER, from the coding sequence GTGATCGATCTCAGAAAAACAGAAATCAAACCGCTGTTCCTGCGCGGGCCATCGCCGGCAGTCCGCTGCGGCCTGCTGGTGCTGCTGGCAATCGTTTTCATGATGCTGGACTTTCGCGCCGGCCATCTCGACGCCATACGCAGCTCGCTTTCGCTGATGCTGCATCCGGTGCGGGTTGCCGTTGACCTGCCGTTTGTAGCCATCAACTGGGTCGGCGAGAGTTTTACCTTGAGGCGACAGCTGCTTTCCGAAAATGAACGACTGCGGACCGACAGCCTCGAAAACGCGGCGCGCCTGCAACGACTCGAGTCATTACTCGCAGAAAATCGCCGACTGCGGGCACTGATGGAATCCTCGGCCCGCGTTGCAGACCGCGTGCTGGTGAGCGAGATTATGGCGGTCGATCTCGACCCGCTGCGCCAACATATTGTCATCAACAAGGGCACGGTGCATGGCGCGTATCGCGGCCAACCATTGCTCGACGCAAACGGAATTGTCGGTCAGATCACGCACACCAGCCCGGTAAGTTCAGAAGCGATACTGATAAGCGACGCCAGCCATGCTGTACCAGTGCAGATCAATCGCAACGGACTGCGCACAATCGCCGTTGGTACCGGTGACCCGGCTTCGCTGAGCCTGCCGTTTCTGCCAAACAATGCAGACGTTGAGGTTGGCGATCTGCTGGTCTCGTCGGGGTTGGGCGGCAACTTTCCACCCGGCTACCCGGTTGCAACAATTTCCTCAATCACGCGAGACCCCGCCAGCCCGTTTGCTACGGTGCGTGCACAACCGGCGGCAGCCCTGAATCGCAATCGCGAGGTATTACTGGTCTGGTCAACCACCGAAGTGCCCACGCCGGACGCACGTGAGGCGGCGGAACGATGA
- a CDS encoding rod shape-determining protein, with protein sequence MIKNLMGYFSNDLSIDLGTANTLIYVRGRGIVLNEPSVVAIREESGRGGKSIQAVGIEAKNMLGRTPGNITAIRPLKDGVIADFVVTEKMLQYFIKRAHGSRYFRPSPRVLVCVPYGATEVERRAIRESAESAGARKVYLIQEPMAAAIGAGMPVHEARGSMVLDIGGGTSEVAVISLNGIVYAASVRVGGDRFDEAITNYVRRNYGILIGEATAERIKHEIGSAYPGEEVREISVKGRNLSEGVPRSFTLNSNEILEALQEPLQGIVGAVKGALEQTPPELGADVAERGIVLTGGGAMLKDLDKLLMEETGLPVVVADDPLTCVARGGGRVLELMDEHGAAMFALD encoded by the coding sequence ATGATTAAAAACCTGATGGGTTACTTCTCCAACGATCTCTCGATCGACCTGGGGACAGCCAATACGCTTATCTACGTTCGCGGTCGCGGAATCGTTCTGAATGAGCCGTCCGTTGTCGCGATACGTGAGGAATCGGGTCGCGGTGGCAAGTCGATTCAGGCCGTTGGTATCGAAGCCAAAAACATGCTCGGCCGCACCCCCGGCAACATCACGGCGATACGACCATTGAAAGATGGCGTCATCGCTGACTTTGTTGTTACCGAGAAGATGCTGCAGTACTTCATCAAGCGCGCGCACGGCAGTCGCTACTTTCGCCCCAGTCCACGCGTGCTCGTCTGCGTTCCTTACGGTGCAACCGAAGTTGAGCGACGCGCTATTCGCGAATCGGCAGAGAGCGCCGGTGCACGCAAGGTTTACCTGATACAGGAACCGATGGCTGCCGCGATCGGCGCCGGCATGCCGGTACACGAAGCACGCGGGTCAATGGTACTCGACATCGGCGGTGGCACTTCCGAAGTTGCCGTCATTTCACTCAACGGTATTGTGTACGCTGCATCCGTACGCGTTGGTGGTGACCGGTTTGACGAAGCAATAACAAATTATGTGCGCCGCAACTACGGCATACTCATTGGTGAAGCAACCGCGGAGCGCATCAAGCACGAAATCGGATCGGCGTACCCCGGTGAAGAGGTACGCGAAATTTCAGTGAAAGGCCGTAACCTTTCCGAAGGCGTACCACGCAGCTTCACGCTCAACAGCAACGAGATACTCGAGGCGTTGCAGGAACCGCTGCAGGGCATCGTCGGCGCGGTCAAGGGCGCGCTCGAGCAGACACCACCCGAACTCGGCGCCGATGTAGCCGAGCGCGGCATAGTGCTGACCGGGGGTGGCGCCATGCTGAAGGACCTGGACAAGCTGCTGATGGAAGAAACCGGCCTGCCGGTGGTGGTAGCGGACGATCCGCTGACCTGTGTTGCGCGTGGCGGCGGTCGCGTCCTCGAACTGATGGACGAGCACGGCGCGGCAATGTTTGCCCTCGACTAA
- a CDS encoding D-amino acid aminotransferase translates to MTARGPLPVIYFNGGYCGLQDAKVSVLDRGFLYGDGIYEIIPVFDHKPLEPQRHVTRLQNGLAAIRIDDPLDTAGWHELITGIVAKNDVADVSVYIQITRGAPDYRDHAFPANTAPTVLAMCSPLPQLDPGMISNGVKAVTRPDSRWARCDIKSVSLLANVLLRQEAVDAGAAETILYRDDFITEGSASSVFAVFGDAIVTPEDGAEILPGTTRDLILELASNAGLKARFGTVTRQQLRDADEVWLCSSLRELLPVTTLDDRAVGDGRPGTVFAQTYKLYQYHKQRQSHD, encoded by the coding sequence ATGACTGCCCGCGGACCGCTACCCGTAATTTATTTTAATGGCGGCTATTGCGGCCTGCAGGACGCGAAGGTGTCCGTGCTGGATCGCGGCTTTCTGTACGGCGACGGAATCTACGAAATCATTCCCGTTTTTGACCACAAGCCGCTGGAGCCACAGCGTCATGTTACGCGGTTACAAAACGGTCTGGCTGCCATCCGCATCGACGATCCGCTCGACACGGCCGGCTGGCACGAGCTGATCACCGGCATCGTGGCAAAAAATGACGTTGCTGATGTGTCGGTCTACATCCAGATAACGCGTGGCGCACCTGACTACCGGGATCACGCCTTCCCTGCCAACACGGCGCCCACCGTGCTTGCCATGTGCAGTCCGCTGCCGCAGCTGGATCCTGGCATGATCAGCAACGGTGTAAAGGCCGTGACGCGACCGGACTCGCGCTGGGCCCGCTGCGACATCAAATCGGTTTCGCTGCTTGCCAACGTGCTGCTGCGCCAGGAAGCCGTGGACGCCGGCGCAGCCGAGACAATCCTGTATCGTGACGACTTCATCACCGAAGGTTCGGCCAGCAGCGTGTTCGCGGTGTTCGGCGACGCTATCGTTACGCCCGAGGATGGCGCAGAGATACTTCCGGGAACTACGCGCGACCTTATACTCGAGCTGGCAAGCAATGCCGGGCTAAAGGCCCGCTTTGGCACCGTCACGCGTCAACAGCTGCGCGATGCCGACGAGGTCTGGCTGTGCAGTTCACTGCGGGAACTGCTGCCGGTTACCACCCTTGACGACCGCGCCGTTGGCGATGGCCGCCCCGGAACTGTTTTTGCACAAACATACAAGCTGTATCAGTACCATAAACAGCGCCAGTCCCATGACTGA
- the mrdA gene encoding penicillin-binding protein 2 — protein sequence MALRAGQLKDHWREQRIFSTRLMVAGVVGLLLIALLLVRLIFLQVINFDHYRELSHGNRIRIEPVPPTRGLIFDRNGILLAENLPAYQLELIPEQAGDPEATIEALQLQQLIAAEDMPDIRNQIRKRRRFEAVPLRYRLADDEVARFAVQRPHFPGVDIRARLARHYPADTLAVHAVGYVGAIDPDDLRRVDNNDYAGTTHIGKVGVEQAFEPTLHGTVGHQQVIVNAQGRALQALPGATPDPGHDIILTLDATLQRAAEQALAGSRGAAVAIDPGSGGILALVSSPGYDPNLFGEGLTRAQFDRLSGDPDKPLFNRALRGHYPPGSTIKPILALAALHYSIRSTHDELICPGYFMLPGDDHRYRDWKKEGHGEINLNSAIEQSCDVYFYELALELGIDRMHEFMSYFGIGQPTGIDIRGEKSGLMPSRQWKRTAFSERSEQVWFPGETLITGIGQGFMLTTPLQLAQATAVIAARGKRYQPHLIRAVRDPLTGELIEKAPRQLEPVPVTNARHWATVIAGMTDVVHGEHGTAMAISPGLGYRIAGKTGTAQVFTIAQDDEYDEELVDERLRHHALFIAFAPIDEPQIALAVVIENAGSGASAAAPAARAMLDAWMIGSAGVVADRAVPQP from the coding sequence ATGGCATTGCGAGCCGGACAACTGAAAGATCACTGGCGCGAACAGCGCATTTTCAGTACCCGTTTGATGGTTGCCGGCGTTGTCGGTTTGTTGCTTATCGCACTGCTTCTGGTGCGTCTCATATTTCTGCAGGTCATTAACTTTGATCACTATCGTGAGTTGTCGCACGGCAACAGGATACGTATCGAGCCGGTACCGCCAACGCGCGGGCTGATATTCGATCGCAACGGCATCCTGCTGGCAGAAAACCTGCCCGCTTACCAGCTCGAATTGATACCGGAACAGGCCGGCGACCCCGAAGCCACTATCGAAGCACTGCAACTGCAACAGCTGATCGCCGCCGAAGATATGCCCGACATTCGCAACCAGATCAGAAAGCGGCGGCGTTTCGAAGCCGTGCCCTTACGTTACCGGCTCGCCGATGACGAGGTGGCACGCTTCGCCGTGCAACGGCCACATTTTCCCGGCGTCGATATTCGCGCCCGGCTGGCGCGCCACTACCCGGCCGACACGCTGGCCGTGCATGCGGTTGGCTACGTTGGCGCCATCGACCCGGATGACCTGCGCCGGGTCGACAACAATGACTACGCCGGCACCACGCATATCGGCAAAGTGGGCGTCGAGCAGGCCTTTGAGCCAACGCTGCACGGCACCGTTGGCCACCAGCAGGTCATCGTCAACGCCCAGGGTCGCGCATTGCAGGCGTTACCCGGCGCCACACCGGACCCGGGTCACGACATTATCCTTACACTCGATGCCACCCTGCAGCGCGCGGCAGAGCAGGCCCTGGCAGGTTCGCGGGGCGCAGCCGTCGCGATCGACCCCGGCAGCGGCGGCATCCTGGCGCTGGTCAGTTCGCCCGGCTACGACCCCAACCTGTTTGGCGAGGGCCTGACACGTGCGCAGTTCGACCGTCTGTCCGGCGACCCGGACAAACCGCTGTTCAATCGCGCATTGCGCGGCCACTACCCACCGGGCTCCACAATAAAGCCAATTCTGGCGCTGGCCGCACTGCACTACTCGATACGCAGTACTCATGATGAACTGATTTGCCCTGGCTATTTCATGCTGCCCGGTGACGATCATCGTTACCGTGACTGGAAAAAAGAGGGTCACGGCGAAATAAATCTCAATTCTGCAATCGAACAATCATGTGATGTCTATTTTTATGAGCTTGCGCTCGAGCTTGGAATCGACCGCATGCATGAGTTCATGAGCTACTTCGGCATTGGCCAGCCGACAGGCATTGATATCCGCGGCGAGAAAAGCGGTCTCATGCCATCGCGCCAGTGGAAACGAACCGCGTTCAGCGAACGCAGTGAACAGGTGTGGTTTCCCGGCGAGACGCTGATAACCGGTATCGGTCAGGGCTTCATGCTGACAACGCCGCTGCAGCTGGCGCAGGCGACGGCAGTCATCGCGGCACGTGGAAAGCGCTACCAGCCACACCTCATCAGGGCGGTACGTGACCCGCTGACCGGAGAACTGATCGAAAAAGCGCCGCGACAACTTGAGCCGGTTCCGGTAACGAACGCCAGGCACTGGGCAACCGTAATTGCCGGCATGACCGATGTTGTGCACGGCGAACATGGAACCGCAATGGCCATAAGCCCCGGCCTTGGCTATCGCATTGCTGGCAAAACCGGTACCGCACAGGTATTCACGATCGCCCAGGATGATGAATACGATGAAGAACTGGTCGACGAACGCCTGCGTCATCACGCCCTGTTTATAGCATTCGCGCCAATTGATGAGCCGCAGATTGCCCTGGCGGTGGTGATTGAAAATGCCGGCAGCGGGGCCTCGGCAGCTGCGCCTGCGGCACGCGCAATGCTCGATGCCTGGATGATTGGCAGCGCCGGTGTAGTTGCCGACCGGGCGGTGCCGCAGCCATGA
- the mltB gene encoding lytic murein transglycosylase B, with protein sequence MKTALCCLAFMLLPAASVAFDTPQIDSFVTTVADRHDLDAGWVRDIVSAAQRKQSILDAISRPAEKAKPWHEYRRLFINERRISDGVAFWREHREILEQVAADCGVPAGVIVAILGIETHYGNRSGGYRVLDALATLAFAYPPRSEFFRSELEQFLLLTREHAIDPLQAQGSYAGAMGAPQFISSSYRRYAVDGSGDGRVDLWQDWRDVIGSVANYLHEFGWRRNEPVAEQVAAGEAEAAQFLGDKIELIHRAGDLRAADIPLRYAINDDMPVLMFELEQENGRERWVGYNNFYVITRYNRSTMYAMAVRDLSTEISMRVNTQ encoded by the coding sequence GTGAAAACCGCCCTGTGCTGCCTGGCTTTCATGCTGTTGCCCGCAGCGTCCGTTGCTTTTGATACCCCGCAGATTGATTCCTTCGTGACCACCGTGGCGGATCGCCACGACCTCGATGCGGGCTGGGTGCGGGACATCGTGTCTGCGGCGCAACGCAAGCAGTCAATACTCGATGCCATCAGCCGCCCGGCCGAGAAGGCTAAACCGTGGCACGAATATCGCCGGCTGTTTATTAATGAACGCCGCATCAGTGACGGCGTGGCCTTCTGGCGCGAGCATCGCGAAATCCTCGAACAGGTAGCCGCGGACTGTGGCGTGCCCGCCGGCGTCATCGTGGCCATACTGGGTATAGAGACACACTATGGCAACCGTTCGGGCGGCTACCGCGTCCTGGATGCGCTGGCTACCCTGGCCTTTGCCTACCCGCCACGCAGCGAGTTTTTTCGCAGCGAACTCGAACAGTTTCTGCTACTGACCCGGGAACACGCGATCGACCCGCTGCAGGCGCAAGGTTCGTATGCCGGCGCAATGGGCGCACCGCAGTTTATATCCAGCAGCTACCGCCGCTATGCAGTTGACGGCAGCGGCGACGGCCGGGTCGACCTGTGGCAGGACTGGCGCGACGTTATCGGCAGTGTTGCAAACTACCTGCATGAATTCGGCTGGCGCAGAAACGAGCCGGTCGCCGAACAGGTTGCAGCAGGCGAAGCTGAAGCCGCACAATTTCTTGGCGACAAGATTGAACTTATTCACCGCGCGGGCGACCTGCGCGCGGCTGACATTCCCTTACGCTATGCAATTAATGACGATATGCCGGTACTGATGTTCGAGCTTGAGCAGGAAAACGGTCGCGAACGCTGGGTTGGATACAACAACTTCTATGTAATAACGCGCTACAACCGCAGCACTATGTACGCAATGGCGGTTCGTGATCTCAGCACCGAAATCAGCATGCGGGTTAACACGCAATGA
- the rodA gene encoding rod shape-determining protein RodA: MHLDGPLLAALIAVAIIGMFVLYSASGQDSAIVIKQAVRFGISLLALFLVAQISPHFLRLWAPWIYLLALLLLFAVLVGGDIGKGAQRWLDVGVIRFQPSEIMKFALPMAGAWYLHHRPLPPSLGPLLAVAILVGVPTVLIGMQPDLGTALLIAASGIIVVLLSGLPLGLILIAGATALASGPVLWAFMQDYQKQRVLTFLNPESDPLGAGYHIIQSNIAIGSGGIFGKGWNNGTQAQLEFLPERSTDFIFAVLGEEFGLLGILVLMLIYVFIIGRGLLIAAQAPNTFSRLLAGAISLTFFVYVFVNTGMVTGLLPVVGVPLPLVSYGGTSMVTLMAGFGILMSIQTNRKLLST; this comes from the coding sequence ATGCACCTTGACGGTCCATTGCTCGCGGCATTGATCGCCGTTGCGATCATCGGGATGTTTGTGCTGTACAGCGCTTCCGGCCAGGATTCAGCAATCGTTATCAAGCAGGCGGTGCGTTTTGGCATTTCACTGCTGGCTCTGTTCCTGGTTGCACAGATCTCGCCACATTTCCTGCGGTTGTGGGCACCGTGGATCTATCTGCTCGCGCTGTTGCTGCTGTTCGCGGTATTGGTAGGCGGTGATATAGGAAAAGGAGCGCAGCGCTGGCTGGACGTGGGCGTAATACGCTTCCAGCCGTCAGAAATAATGAAATTTGCGCTGCCAATGGCAGGGGCCTGGTACCTGCACCATCGTCCGCTGCCGCCGTCCCTTGGGCCGTTGCTGGCAGTGGCAATCCTGGTGGGCGTTCCGACGGTGCTGATAGGTATGCAGCCTGACCTCGGTACCGCACTGCTGATCGCCGCGTCCGGCATTATTGTCGTGCTGCTGTCCGGTTTGCCGCTGGGGCTGATCCTGATTGCCGGCGCGACCGCTCTTGCCAGCGGTCCCGTGCTGTGGGCGTTCATGCAGGACTACCAGAAGCAGCGGGTGCTGACCTTTCTCAACCCGGAAAGCGACCCGCTCGGCGCCGGCTACCACATTATCCAGTCGAATATCGCCATCGGATCAGGCGGTATCTTTGGCAAAGGCTGGAACAACGGCACCCAGGCCCAGCTCGAGTTCCTGCCGGAACGATCAACCGACTTTATCTTCGCGGTCCTCGGTGAGGAATTCGGGCTGCTCGGTATCCTGGTGCTGATGTTGATCTACGTGTTCATTATCGGCAGAGGCCTGCTGATAGCTGCCCAGGCACCAAACACTTTTTCACGTTTGCTGGCCGGCGCGATCAGCCTGACCTTCTTCGTATACGTATTCGTCAACACCGGCATGGTAACGGGTCTGTTACCGGTCGTTGGTGTGCCGCTGCCACTGGTCAGCTATGGCGGCACGTCCATGGTGACCCTGATGGCCGGTTTCGGTATCCTCATGTCTATCCAGACCAATCGGAAACTGCTATCGACGTGA
- a CDS encoding septal ring lytic transglycosylase RlpA family protein, producing MTVRLLLITCAALVASCAGAPITLPPPQPEAQPEARRPAGNNAAKTAPYEVLGQRYFPITDATGYRERGVASWYGGKFHGRKTANGERYDMYQYTAAHKTLPLPTWVRVTNLRNGTEIVVKVNDRGPFVKNRLIDLSYAAALRLGMVDAGTTLVEVEMIDPPAEAAVITAASRPAAPAPPPATVTNPPATVTSPPATVTNPPAKVTSPPATVTNPPATVTSPPAGVQDPARRKSDMATSLYVQVGAFGDVANAQRLQASLYNAGLTGVRVNSGYMQEIPVYRVQIGPVTGVVEYDVLMARLDSLGISDTHLVTE from the coding sequence ATGACGGTGCGACTTTTACTGATTACCTGTGCTGCACTGGTTGCCAGCTGCGCAGGCGCACCGATTACACTGCCACCGCCGCAGCCCGAAGCGCAGCCTGAAGCGCGACGGCCTGCCGGAAACAACGCGGCAAAAACCGCGCCATACGAAGTACTCGGCCAACGTTACTTCCCGATTACAGACGCCACCGGCTATCGCGAACGTGGCGTCGCATCCTGGTACGGCGGAAAATTTCACGGCAGAAAAACCGCCAACGGCGAGCGCTACGACATGTATCAGTACACCGCCGCACACAAGACCTTGCCGCTACCGACCTGGGTGCGGGTCACCAATTTGCGCAACGGCACCGAAATCGTCGTCAAGGTCAATGATCGTGGGCCGTTTGTAAAAAACCGGCTCATCGACTTGTCGTATGCCGCGGCTCTGCGGCTTGGCATGGTCGATGCCGGCACTACCCTGGTCGAGGTCGAGATGATCGATCCGCCGGCCGAGGCAGCGGTAATTACCGCCGCATCGCGGCCCGCAGCGCCTGCACCTCCTCCCGCTACGGTGACAAACCCTCCCGCGACGGTGACGAGCCCGCCCGCTACGGTGACAAACCCTCCCGCGAAGGTGACGAGCCCGCCCGCTACGGTGACAAACCCTCCCGCGACGGTGACGAGTCCTCCCGCAGGCGTGCAGGATCCTGCGCGGCGCAAGAGCGATATGGCCACCAGTCTTTACGTACAGGTCGGTGCCTTCGGTGATGTCGCCAATGCGCAACGGCTGCAGGCCAGCCTGTACAATGCAGGCCTGACCGGTGTCCGCGTGAACAGCGGATACATGCAGGAGATCCCGGTTTATCGTGTCCAGATCGGCCCGGTTACCGGCGTGGTGGAATATGATGTCCTGATGGCCCGCCTGGATTCGCTCGGCATCAGTGACACGCACCTGGTAACCGAGTAA
- the mreD gene encoding rod shape-determining protein MreD yields the protein MSNPDRLWPALLLSILAGLVLTLVPLPGWAQPWRPSWLALVVIYWLMYEPQRVGLLAAWLVGLMLDTLRGVLLGQHALALTVVAFLSMQLHLRVRVFPIAQQTATVFMLVALYEFLLFWVDGVTGEPGSDWRRWLSVPGSAAFWPLVSSALHRIRQARDTSRTV from the coding sequence ATGAGCAACCCGGACCGCCTGTGGCCTGCGCTGTTGCTGTCGATACTTGCGGGACTGGTTCTTACCCTGGTGCCGCTTCCGGGATGGGCACAGCCCTGGCGCCCCTCGTGGCTGGCGCTGGTAGTGATCTACTGGCTGATGTACGAGCCGCAGCGGGTCGGTCTGCTCGCTGCCTGGCTGGTTGGCCTGATGCTCGATACGCTGCGCGGCGTCTTGCTGGGCCAGCATGCACTTGCGCTGACCGTAGTGGCGTTTTTGTCGATGCAGTTGCATCTGAGAGTGCGGGTATTTCCAATCGCCCAGCAGACGGCGACCGTATTCATGCTGGTGGCGCTTTACGAATTCCTGCTGTTCTGGGTAGACGGTGTGACCGGCGAGCCTGGCAGTGACTGGCGGCGCTGGCTCAGTGTGCCCGGCAGCGCGGCATTCTGGCCGCTGGTCAGCTCTGCACTGCACCGCATTCGCCAGGCGCGTGACACCTCACGGACGGTATAA
- a CDS encoding D-alanyl-D-alanine carboxypeptidase has protein sequence MRTALLLLILIAQPVSAFDVPVPAPPPVPGTAYFLMDFNSGHAIASKNPDEQLEPASITKLMTAYIAFSAIANGTLALDEQVTVSNKAYRAVGSRMFIEERKRVAVSELLQGMIIQSGNDASIALAEHIAGSEETFAELMNQYAERLGLHSSSFANATGLPSPGHVSTPHDIAILAAAIIREYPEYYRWYSAREYTYNGITQHNRNTLLWRDDSVDGVKTGHTDSAGYCLVASAERDGTRLVAVVMGTGSEKARADATQALLNYGFRFFETHSLYEAGVPITTAKVWKGVTREVELGVREQIFVTIPRGHYESLSAEMDLQSIIMAPLAADSEVGQLRVSLGDELITKAALFPLAPVESGSLIRRAIDEVMLWFE, from the coding sequence ATGCGAACCGCTTTATTGCTGCTGATCCTTATTGCGCAGCCCGTATCAGCTTTCGATGTACCGGTACCGGCGCCGCCACCGGTGCCTGGCACTGCGTATTTCCTGATGGACTTTAACAGCGGCCACGCGATCGCCAGCAAAAACCCTGACGAGCAGCTGGAGCCGGCCAGCATCACCAAGCTGATGACGGCCTACATTGCATTCAGCGCAATCGCCAACGGCACGCTGGCACTCGATGAACAGGTAACAGTGAGCAACAAAGCCTACCGTGCGGTGGGCTCACGAATGTTCATCGAAGAACGTAAACGGGTTGCGGTCAGCGAATTACTGCAGGGCATGATCATTCAGTCGGGCAACGATGCCAGTATTGCTCTCGCTGAACACATTGCCGGCTCGGAAGAGACCTTTGCCGAGCTGATGAACCAGTATGCCGAAAGGCTCGGTCTGCACAGTAGCTCCTTTGCGAACGCGACCGGCCTGCCGTCGCCCGGCCACGTTTCCACGCCACACGATATCGCGATACTTGCGGCAGCGATTATTCGTGAATACCCGGAATACTATCGCTGGTACTCAGCACGCGAATACACCTACAACGGCATTACCCAGCACAATCGCAATACATTGCTGTGGCGCGACGATTCGGTAGATGGTGTCAAGACCGGGCACACCGATTCAGCCGGCTATTGCCTGGTTGCGTCCGCAGAACGCGATGGCACGCGCCTCGTCGCCGTTGTCATGGGCACCGGCAGCGAAAAGGCCCGCGCCGATGCGACGCAGGCGTTGCTCAACTACGGCTTTCGTTTTTTCGAAACCCACTCGCTTTATGAAGCCGGGGTACCGATTACAACCGCAAAAGTGTGGAAGGGTGTCACTCGCGAGGTCGAACTGGGCGTGCGCGAACAGATTTTTGTGACTATACCCCGCGGCCATTACGAATCACTGAGTGCCGAAATGGACCTGCAATCGATCATCATGGCGCCGCTTGCCGCCGACAGCGAGGTTGGCCAGCTGCGTGTGAGTCTCGGTGATGAGCTCATTACCAAAGCGGCCTTGTTTCCGCTGGCCCCGGTCGAAAGTGGCAGCCTGATCCGCCGCGCGATCGATGAAGTAATGCTCTGGTTCGAATGA